Proteins encoded within one genomic window of Saccharicrinis carchari:
- a CDS encoding DUF349 domain-containing protein has translation MEANDLNKAGNEEKELKKNDATPVDKLEEATSVPEKNPKDTKDKATDNESGALKDSTVEVSNAGQNDNETPNAATPEKEEDGQAKSDNAATKDGEDTSDETAASVVTDKESVAGENLNDTEKVKTVTGGDLESVKEQIVVPEEEQAKETQALVEESQTLLENAPEEITGEKTVETVEGKTGADEGASEESENKPKGSPILEKETSAKTTNEETKPDTAEKKPELDKVDLLSLSREQLVNRLRTIIKNFEVPVIKQEVEDIKASFYKQFNEEVEELKKKFLESGELEENFAPPVDHFEIEIKELLKDFRYRKAGYIHKLESEKDKNLAAKMEVIESIKNLINRQESLNETFNEFRALQQKFHDIGPIPQNKVRDVWDTYNLHIENFYNYVKINKELRDLDLKKNQELKEGLCEKAEKLLEDSSVVNSFKTLQKYHDRWREIGPVPKEVKDELWERFKAATTTINQKHQEYFEGLKGQLKENLRLKTELCEKAEEIVLQSAHSPKEWEAKSKKLIELQQAWKTIGFAPKKDNNKIYERFRTACDKFFENKREFFRSYKNKQQEHLKLKTELCERAEAMKESTDWKKTTDEYIKIQKEWKKIGPVPRRQSDAIWHRFRTACDAFFDNKSKFFSKIDDSQADNLKKKQDLIDELKAFENLPDNEDTFKLLQGYQRKFMEIGHVPYKDKDRINQEFRNEINKHFDALNMDEYQRNVQKFRNKLENIKQSGHQDDKLYQERNKLMAKLKQLENDIIVWENNIGFFAKSKSAESVIKDFKHKIETGKHNIQLLQEKIKMLDKLED, from the coding sequence ATGGAAGCTAACGATCTGAATAAAGCCGGTAACGAGGAAAAAGAATTGAAAAAAAATGATGCAACGCCAGTTGACAAACTGGAAGAAGCGACTTCTGTGCCTGAGAAAAACCCTAAAGATACGAAGGATAAAGCCACCGATAATGAATCGGGCGCGCTAAAAGATAGTACCGTTGAAGTGTCAAATGCAGGACAAAATGATAATGAAACGCCGAATGCTGCTACCCCGGAAAAAGAGGAGGATGGCCAAGCCAAATCGGACAATGCAGCAACTAAAGATGGGGAAGATACGAGTGATGAAACAGCTGCAAGCGTTGTTACAGATAAGGAAAGCGTGGCTGGTGAGAACCTCAATGATACAGAAAAAGTAAAAACCGTTACAGGTGGAGACCTAGAATCGGTAAAAGAACAAATTGTTGTGCCTGAAGAAGAGCAAGCTAAAGAAACACAGGCATTGGTAGAGGAGTCACAAACCCTACTTGAGAATGCTCCAGAGGAAATAACCGGTGAGAAAACGGTTGAAACAGTTGAAGGAAAAACGGGTGCAGACGAAGGAGCATCTGAAGAATCTGAAAATAAACCCAAAGGGAGCCCTATTCTAGAAAAAGAGACTTCGGCCAAAACTACGAATGAAGAAACTAAGCCGGATACAGCTGAAAAAAAACCTGAATTGGATAAGGTAGATCTTTTGTCTCTTTCGCGCGAGCAATTAGTAAACCGGCTGCGTACTATCATTAAGAACTTTGAGGTGCCTGTGATTAAACAGGAAGTGGAAGATATTAAAGCAAGCTTTTACAAGCAGTTTAACGAGGAGGTGGAAGAGCTGAAGAAAAAGTTCCTGGAATCGGGTGAGCTGGAAGAGAACTTTGCACCGCCCGTGGATCATTTTGAAATAGAAATTAAAGAGCTGCTTAAAGATTTTAGATACAGAAAAGCCGGTTATATTCATAAACTCGAGAGTGAAAAGGATAAAAATCTGGCGGCAAAAATGGAGGTTATTGAATCCATCAAAAACTTGATTAACCGACAGGAGTCGTTAAACGAAACATTTAACGAGTTTAGAGCATTGCAGCAAAAATTTCACGACATAGGCCCCATACCGCAAAACAAAGTGAGGGATGTTTGGGATACCTATAATCTGCACATCGAAAACTTTTACAATTACGTTAAAATAAACAAGGAACTGCGGGATCTGGATCTGAAAAAAAACCAGGAGCTTAAAGAGGGGCTGTGCGAAAAGGCCGAAAAGTTGTTGGAGGATAGTTCGGTTGTAAATAGTTTTAAAACATTACAAAAATACCACGACAGATGGCGCGAAATAGGTCCGGTGCCCAAAGAGGTAAAGGATGAGTTGTGGGAACGCTTTAAGGCGGCTACCACCACCATAAATCAAAAGCACCAGGAATACTTCGAAGGCTTAAAAGGACAGCTAAAGGAAAATTTGAGGCTAAAAACCGAATTGTGCGAAAAAGCCGAAGAAATAGTTTTACAGTCAGCCCATTCGCCTAAAGAGTGGGAGGCCAAAAGTAAAAAACTGATTGAATTACAGCAGGCCTGGAAAACCATTGGTTTTGCACCCAAAAAGGACAACAATAAAATTTATGAGCGATTCAGAACGGCCTGTGATAAATTTTTCGAAAACAAAAGGGAGTTCTTCCGATCGTATAAAAACAAACAGCAGGAACACCTGAAGCTGAAAACCGAACTGTGCGAAAGAGCCGAGGCAATGAAAGAAAGCACAGACTGGAAAAAAACGACCGATGAATATATCAAAATTCAGAAAGAGTGGAAAAAAATTGGCCCAGTGCCCCGGCGTCAATCGGATGCCATTTGGCATAGGTTTAGAACGGCCTGCGATGCATTTTTCGATAATAAGAGCAAGTTTTTTAGTAAAATTGATGATTCGCAAGCCGATAACCTGAAAAAAAAGCAGGATCTTATTGATGAACTAAAAGCCTTTGAAAATTTGCCCGACAACGAGGATACTTTTAAACTATTGCAGGGATATCAGCGTAAGTTTATGGAAATAGGGCATGTTCCTTACAAAGACAAGGATAGGATAAATCAAGAGTTTAGGAATGAGATAAATAAGCACTTTGATGCCCTGAACATGGATGAGTACCAACGTAATGTACAAAAGTTCAGAAACAAGCTGGAAAATATTAAACAGTCGGGCCATCAGGACGATAAGTTATACCAAGAGCGTAATAAGTTGATGGCCAAGCTCAAGCAATTGGAAAACGACATTATAGTGTGGGAAAACAATATTGGATTCTTTGCCAAAAGTAAAAGTGCCGAATCGGTTATTAAAGATTTTAAGCATAAAATAGAAACCGGCAAGCATAACATCCAATTACTGCAGGAAAAAATAAAAATGCTCGATAAGCTCGAGGACTAA
- the hemA gene encoding glutamyl-tRNA reductase, which translates to MVGVLGINHKTASLDIRDLFSIAQSDIIPLSEHILSHPDLRGIVIVATCNRTEMFYSHHKANADEIRSVLLKKLHSYLKIDKDYHNCFYHFSQSKAIHHLFEVISGVDSLVIGENQIVSQIKKAYLYSTEANLTDAVLMRLFQKSFECSKRVRTETAIQQGATSIGYLAIDLCAKEFTRLTKKSVLVVGAGETGELSIRGLQKRGVTDIYVTNRTDKKALDIAEKNGITPVLFNNYKEYLYKVDIVITATDAGKYLIDKKDAEISAELRNGEKQLFIDLSVPRNIDVKVAAIPNTSLFCVDDLHSILDQHKEMREQSVENAQVIISELVEESLAWLNSRSLRPVINTITTNMQEVFATEMEGYRNHLGEHGCEKLEKYTGLLTQKYIRYLIKNLKEVTDNGSSTASLDVIDQLFKFNNASAKHE; encoded by the coding sequence ATGGTAGGTGTATTGGGTATCAACCATAAAACAGCATCTCTGGATATCAGGGATTTATTTTCTATTGCACAAAGCGATATTATTCCGTTATCAGAGCATATTTTAAGCCACCCGGATCTTAGGGGTATTGTAATTGTAGCTACCTGCAATCGAACCGAAATGTTTTATTCGCATCACAAAGCTAATGCCGACGAAATTCGCTCGGTGCTGCTAAAAAAGCTACATAGTTATCTTAAGATAGATAAAGATTATCACAATTGTTTTTATCATTTTTCTCAATCAAAAGCGATCCATCATCTATTTGAAGTTATTTCGGGAGTTGACTCATTGGTTATTGGCGAAAATCAGATTGTGAGCCAAATAAAAAAGGCGTATTTATATAGCACCGAAGCCAATTTAACCGATGCTGTTCTAATGCGTCTGTTTCAAAAATCGTTCGAGTGCAGCAAAAGGGTACGTACCGAAACAGCCATTCAGCAGGGAGCCACGAGTATTGGTTATCTGGCCATAGACCTATGCGCCAAGGAATTTACTCGTCTTACCAAAAAAAGTGTATTAGTGGTAGGTGCCGGCGAAACGGGAGAGCTTTCTATTAGGGGACTGCAAAAAAGAGGAGTGACGGATATATATGTAACCAACCGAACCGATAAAAAAGCCCTTGATATAGCAGAGAAAAATGGGATTACGCCTGTACTTTTCAATAATTACAAAGAGTATTTGTACAAAGTAGATATTGTAATTACAGCTACAGATGCAGGTAAATATCTGATTGACAAAAAGGATGCAGAGATATCTGCTGAGCTGCGTAACGGTGAAAAACAATTATTTATTGATCTCTCGGTACCGCGTAACATTGATGTTAAGGTAGCCGCCATACCCAATACGAGCTTATTTTGTGTAGATGATTTGCACAGCATTTTAGATCAGCATAAGGAAATGCGCGAACAAAGCGTAGAAAATGCCCAGGTGATAATCTCCGAGCTGGTAGAGGAATCACTGGCCTGGCTTAACAGTCGTTCCCTACGCCCTGTAATCAATACCATAACTACCAATATGCAAGAGGTTTTTGCAACCGAAATGGAAGGTTATCGAAACCATTTGGGTGAGCATGGTTGCGAAAAACTGGAAAAATATACCGGCTTACTCACCCAAAAATATATACGCTATCTTATTAAAAACCTAAAAGAGGTTACCGATAACGGAAGTTCAACAGCTTCCTTAGATGTTATCGATCAGTTATTTAAGTTTAACAATGCATCCGCAAAACACGAATGA
- the hemC gene encoding hydroxymethylbilane synthase, protein MSLDKIIIGTRGSKLALYQANKVKDELGSAYPKMLIEIKIIHTKGDKILDVALSKIGGKGLFTKELELALLAGEIDMAVHSLKDLPTELPAEFAIGAILKRGDYRDVLVSRSGLKLNELTNKHKIATSSLRRVAGLKKINNEFQIVDIRGNVGTRLQKMEEGYCDAMVMAAAGLKRLGLEKYITQVLEPTVFIPAVAQGAIAVETRSNDKQVNTLLQSINHIPTQQSVTAERAFMRYLEGGCQVPVGAYTSVKNGIIKLTGFVSSLDGTNYLKQCMSGPNIKAKELGEDLAQIMVERGANEILNEVRNNG, encoded by the coding sequence ATGAGTTTGGACAAAATAATAATTGGCACCAGAGGCAGCAAATTGGCATTGTATCAGGCCAATAAAGTAAAAGATGAGTTAGGGAGTGCCTACCCGAAGATGCTTATCGAAATAAAAATAATACATACCAAGGGAGATAAGATTTTAGATGTGGCCTTATCAAAAATTGGAGGTAAGGGGTTGTTTACCAAGGAACTGGAATTGGCACTTTTGGCTGGTGAAATAGATATGGCCGTGCATAGTTTAAAAGATCTCCCTACGGAATTACCGGCCGAATTTGCCATTGGAGCCATTTTGAAGCGGGGCGATTACAGGGACGTTTTGGTAAGTAGGAGTGGACTCAAATTGAACGAACTTACCAACAAACATAAAATTGCCACCTCGAGTTTACGTAGGGTGGCCGGACTAAAGAAAATAAATAACGAATTCCAGATCGTTGATATTCGGGGGAATGTGGGTACCCGATTGCAAAAAATGGAAGAGGGTTACTGCGATGCGATGGTGATGGCGGCGGCGGGCTTAAAAAGATTAGGCTTGGAAAAATATATAACACAAGTGCTGGAACCTACTGTTTTTATACCGGCAGTTGCTCAAGGAGCCATTGCTGTTGAAACACGATCCAACGACAAACAAGTAAACACGCTGTTGCAATCCATAAACCATATCCCAACACAGCAATCGGTAACTGCCGAACGAGCTTTTATGCGCTACCTCGAAGGAGGATGTCAGGTGCCCGTTGGAGCTTACACCAGCGTAAAAAATGGCATTATTAAGTTAACAGGTTTCGTATCATCACTTGACGGCACTAATTATTTAAAACAATGTATGAGTGGGCCAAATATCAAAGCCAAAGAATTGGGTGAGGATCTGGCCCAAATAATGGTGGAAAGAGGAGCCAACGAAATATTAAACGAAGTACGTAACAATGGCTGA
- a CDS encoding uroporphyrinogen-III synthase — protein MADLSGIDASTLLNGKCFITTRPYGKSKELADILQKYGARLLELPMIELSESECDEKECELLNNYKKYTHIAFTSAYGFRFFYEKTKEHDNFRNWMDSLKIVSIGYKTSELIRSYGLPIEFDAKAKTGREFADRFIPYLKGKKAKVIWATGTLSPNQLTKRVAEVANITRINLYKNTVPEDMDNHLLQKIKQGDYDMLVLASPSAFKNLYAMVESNDLRIVCIGHTTASAAKAHGITPLAVSNEPTSHGIAEAIVKYYKNNKLDESSHVKNE, from the coding sequence ATGGCTGATTTGAGCGGAATAGATGCATCGACCTTATTGAATGGAAAGTGTTTTATCACAACCCGACCTTATGGAAAATCGAAGGAACTGGCTGATATTTTGCAAAAATATGGCGCTCGCCTTCTGGAGTTGCCTATGATTGAACTTTCGGAGTCGGAATGCGATGAAAAGGAATGTGAATTGTTAAACAATTACAAAAAATATACACACATCGCTTTTACCAGTGCCTATGGTTTTCGATTTTTTTATGAAAAGACCAAAGAGCATGATAATTTCCGAAATTGGATGGATTCGCTAAAAATCGTTTCTATCGGTTACAAAACTTCGGAACTCATCAGGAGTTATGGCTTACCTATTGAATTCGATGCCAAAGCAAAAACCGGGCGCGAATTTGCGGATAGGTTTATTCCCTATCTGAAAGGAAAAAAGGCAAAAGTTATTTGGGCAACGGGAACATTATCGCCCAACCAATTAACAAAACGGGTAGCCGAAGTAGCCAACATTACACGCATTAATCTATATAAGAATACCGTACCCGAAGATATGGACAATCACTTGCTCCAAAAGATTAAGCAGGGGGATTATGATATGCTTGTACTGGCCAGTCCGTCGGCTTTTAAAAATTTATATGCTATGGTTGAATCCAATGACTTAAGAATTGTTTGCATCGGTCACACAACCGCATCGGCCGCAAAAGCCCATGGCATTACACCCTTGGCCGTATCAAACGAACCTACATCGCATGGTATAGCCGAAGCGATAGTAAAATATTATAAGAACAATAAACTGGATGAATCGTCTCATGTAAAAAACGAATAA
- the hemB gene encoding porphobilinogen synthase — MAFPITRLRRLRKNEISRNMIKETRLTRDDLIMPLFVRPGSGVQNPIKSMPGNYQLSVDLLVEKCKALYANGVQSVLLFGIPEHKDEHGLVACHENGIVQQAARALKKAVPELFLIADVCNCEYTTHGHCGTIIDGDVDNDATLITLGKQSVSLVQAGIDMIAPSDMMDGRVGFIRQALDSNKFEHMPIMAYSAKYASAFYGPFRDAAESAPQFGNRATYQMDPANSNEAIREVEQDIIEGADIVMVKPALSYLDIINRVKNEFNMPVCAYNVSGEFSMVKAAAANGWVDEERITMEILTSIKRAGADMIISYHTQDVMGLLK; from the coding sequence ATGGCTTTTCCAATAACACGACTTCGTCGACTGCGCAAAAATGAGATCTCGCGTAATATGATCAAAGAAACCCGCTTAACACGCGACGATTTGATTATGCCTTTGTTTGTACGACCCGGAAGCGGAGTACAAAATCCCATTAAATCTATGCCCGGCAATTATCAGCTGTCGGTTGATTTGTTGGTTGAAAAGTGCAAGGCGCTTTATGCAAACGGTGTGCAGTCTGTTCTGTTGTTTGGCATACCTGAGCATAAAGATGAGCATGGATTGGTGGCTTGCCATGAGAATGGAATAGTGCAACAGGCGGCCCGAGCCCTTAAAAAAGCCGTACCCGAACTTTTTTTAATAGCCGATGTTTGTAACTGCGAATATACAACGCACGGTCACTGCGGAACAATAATCGATGGGGATGTGGATAACGATGCCACTCTGATTACCCTCGGTAAACAGTCCGTTTCGTTGGTGCAGGCCGGTATTGATATGATAGCACCCAGTGATATGATGGACGGACGTGTGGGGTTTATCCGCCAGGCATTGGACAGTAATAAGTTTGAGCACATGCCCATAATGGCCTATTCGGCCAAGTATGCCTCGGCTTTTTACGGACCCTTTCGCGATGCTGCCGAAAGCGCACCTCAGTTTGGTAATAGAGCTACTTATCAGATGGATCCGGCCAATAGTAATGAAGCGATACGCGAGGTGGAGCAGGACATTATCGAGGGAGCCGATATTGTTATGGTAAAGCCTGCCCTTAGCTATCTTGACATTATAAACAGAGTGAAAAATGAATTTAACATGCCGGTGTGCGCCTATAACGTGAGTGGCGAGTTTTCGATGGTTAAAGCCGCCGCTGCAAATGGCTGGGTAGATGAAGAAAGAATAACCATGGAAATACTCACTTCGATAAAGCGCGCGGGAGCAGATATGATAATCTCGTACCACACGCAGGATGTGATGGGCTTGTTGAAATAG
- the hemL gene encoding glutamate-1-semialdehyde 2,1-aminomutase: MNTNKSKAAFKEAIKHIPGGVNSPVRAFNSVGGNPLFIQSAQGSKITDIDNNEYIDYVGSWGPMILGHAHPDVVEALHRTAENGTSYGAPTLMETQMAELICEMMPSIQSVRMVNSGTEATMSALRLARGYTKRDLVIKFEGCYHGHGDSFLIKAGSGALTFGTPNSPGVTKGTAIDTLTAKYNNLDSVLSLLEQYKDQVAAIILEPVTGNMGVIKPTDHFIKGLRKACTDHGTLLIFDEVMTGFRVAKGGAQELWGITPDLTTMGKIIGGGLPVGAYGGKKEIMDMLAPNGPVYQAGTLSGNPMAMAAGLTTLKLLNTTEGFYEELEEKSAFLAAGLQKNLDELNFPGVINRVGAMFTLFFTSEKEVNTFSDVMKCDTERFAKYFRLGLQGGIYSAPSQFEASFVSIAHSTEDLQKTIDKSREALEQLI; this comes from the coding sequence ATGAACACAAATAAAAGCAAAGCCGCTTTTAAAGAGGCTATAAAACATATACCCGGTGGTGTTAATTCACCGGTGCGTGCGTTTAATTCGGTGGGAGGAAACCCATTGTTTATACAAAGTGCCCAAGGATCAAAAATTACGGATATCGACAATAACGAGTATATCGATTATGTGGGATCCTGGGGGCCGATGATATTAGGTCATGCTCATCCCGATGTGGTGGAAGCATTACACCGCACAGCGGAAAATGGAACCAGCTATGGTGCACCAACATTGATGGAAACCCAGATGGCCGAACTGATTTGCGAAATGATGCCTTCCATCCAAAGCGTTAGGATGGTAAACTCGGGTACGGAGGCTACCATGAGCGCCTTGCGACTGGCACGTGGATATACCAAACGCGATTTGGTTATCAAGTTTGAAGGTTGTTACCACGGCCATGGAGATAGTTTTCTGATTAAAGCGGGCTCCGGAGCACTTACTTTTGGCACACCCAACTCACCCGGGGTCACTAAAGGAACGGCCATCGATACGCTAACGGCTAAATACAACAACTTGGATTCGGTGCTCAGCTTGTTGGAGCAGTACAAGGATCAGGTGGCTGCCATTATATTGGAACCGGTTACCGGAAATATGGGTGTGATAAAGCCTACGGATCATTTTATAAAAGGACTTCGTAAAGCTTGTACCGATCATGGTACTTTGTTAATTTTTGATGAGGTGATGACGGGTTTTAGGGTAGCCAAAGGAGGTGCACAGGAACTATGGGGTATAACGCCCGATTTAACTACGATGGGCAAGATAATCGGCGGAGGATTGCCTGTGGGAGCTTATGGTGGTAAAAAAGAAATTATGGACATGCTAGCACCCAACGGCCCGGTTTATCAGGCCGGAACCCTATCGGGTAACCCCATGGCTATGGCTGCCGGATTAACTACCTTAAAACTACTGAACACAACAGAAGGTTTTTACGAGGAGCTGGAAGAAAAATCTGCCTTTTTAGCCGCAGGACTACAAAAAAACCTGGACGAACTGAACTTTCCCGGTGTCATCAATAGGGTGGGCGCCATGTTTACCTTGTTTTTTACCAGTGAAAAGGAGGTAAACACTTTTTCGGATGTAATGAAATGCGATACCGAACGGTTTGCTAAATACTTTAGATTAGGTTTGCAAGGCGGTATTTATAGCGCACCATCACAGTTCGAAGCCAGTTTTGTTTCCATTGCGCATAGTACCGAAGATTTACAAAAAACAATAGACAAAAGTCGAGAGGCGCTTGAACAGTTAATCTGA
- the hemE gene encoding uroporphyrinogen decarboxylase yields the protein MNNSILLKTLAGEKTERPPFWFMRQAGRVLPSYLKLKEKHSFWEMMQNAEMGAKVTLLPVDDLGVDAAILFSDILVIPYAMGMGLDFTDRGPEFDVPLIERDNPLKALHPDPEKLNYIYEVIKQVVATKPAHIPLIGFCGAPLTVLCYMLEGIGRSKDFPKTIKYIYQHKETIKKLVESITELSIIYAKTQIKSGIKVFQLFETHAGLIPFELYKELFFPAVKKIAAAVREENIPFIYFPKDIGTGITQITPDMCDYLSIDWQTPMEVARKMVDTNIGLQGNIDPRLLYSDKASIERTLNTYVNFGSKNQDWIINLGHGFLPDVPYENARFLADWIKRTDWKR from the coding sequence ATGAACAACTCTATATTACTTAAAACCTTAGCAGGCGAAAAAACGGAGCGACCGCCATTTTGGTTTATGCGTCAGGCCGGTCGTGTGTTGCCATCCTACTTAAAATTAAAGGAAAAACACTCCTTTTGGGAGATGATGCAAAATGCCGAGATGGGTGCCAAGGTTACCCTGCTGCCCGTAGATGATTTAGGAGTGGATGCCGCCATACTTTTCTCCGACATACTGGTAATTCCTTATGCCATGGGAATGGGTTTGGATTTTACAGACAGAGGGCCGGAATTTGATGTGCCACTCATTGAGCGTGACAATCCGCTTAAAGCATTGCATCCCGATCCGGAAAAACTCAATTATATTTACGAGGTCATCAAGCAGGTGGTAGCTACCAAGCCAGCCCATATTCCCCTTATAGGCTTCTGCGGTGCCCCTTTAACGGTATTGTGCTATATGCTCGAAGGTATTGGGCGTAGCAAGGATTTTCCCAAGACCATCAAATACATCTATCAGCATAAAGAAACCATAAAAAAACTGGTGGAGTCCATCACCGAATTGTCCATCATTTATGCCAAAACGCAGATAAAAAGTGGTATAAAGGTATTTCAGCTTTTTGAAACACATGCGGGGCTGATTCCTTTTGAACTTTATAAAGAATTGTTTTTTCCGGCCGTTAAAAAAATAGCCGCTGCAGTGCGTGAGGAAAATATTCCTTTTATCTATTTTCCCAAAGATATTGGAACAGGGATAACTCAAATAACGCCCGATATGTGCGATTACCTGAGTATAGATTGGCAAACACCAATGGAGGTGGCGCGTAAAATGGTGGATACTAATATTGGACTGCAAGGTAATATCGACCCGAGGTTGCTGTATTCCGATAAAGCCAGCATTGAAAGAACCCTGAACACATACGTAAATTTTGGCAGCAAAAATCAGGACTGGATAATAAACCTTGGCCACGGCTTTTTACCCGATGTACCTTACGAGAACGCTAGATTTTTGGCCGATTGGATTAAACGAACCGACTGGAAACGTTAA
- a CDS encoding DUF6787 family protein, which yields MFKKLKARWGIKSNFQLILILLVFSITGSASVYVKALIFKLLKIDADTSLWIKIPMYVVTIIPAYQVLLLLFAALLGQFTFFYNFQKKSFGRFIPKKKKVADGA from the coding sequence ATGTTCAAAAAGCTAAAAGCGCGTTGGGGGATAAAATCAAATTTTCAGCTTATTCTTATCCTGTTGGTGTTTTCCATTACAGGGAGTGCTTCTGTATATGTAAAGGCATTGATATTTAAGTTGTTGAAAATAGATGCAGACACTTCGCTCTGGATAAAAATACCCATGTACGTGGTAACCATCATTCCCGCCTATCAGGTATTGTTGTTGCTGTTTGCAGCATTATTGGGTCAGTTTACTTTTTTTTATAATTTTCAGAAAAAGAGCTTTGGCCGATTTATACCCAAAAAGAAAAAGGTGGCAGATGGTGCTTAA
- the hemF gene encoding oxygen-dependent coproporphyrinogen oxidase, protein MLQHTEKIASIYQKLQQEMCRQLEQCDGKAKFAQIPWAKDIGSGLTCVMRHGNVIEKAGLNFSHVEADFTDKMECLLGHKANRYSATGISSIIHPFNPFMPIIHMNVRFFELNNGVRWFGGGIDLTPHYVDTAEAAWFHQTLQNICDKYDTNYYPQYKDWADDYFYIKHRNETRGVGGIFFDHIEPDGEEAFQKILEFTVELAKAYPQIYCAIMDKKRDTPFDESNKQWQCLRRSRYVEYNLIYDRGTRFGLESNGNTESILVSMPPIAQWEYDFKPKENSPEQNTLEWLKKGIDWVKQ, encoded by the coding sequence ATGTTGCAACACACGGAAAAAATAGCTTCGATATACCAGAAATTACAACAGGAAATGTGCCGACAATTAGAACAATGCGACGGAAAAGCAAAGTTCGCCCAAATTCCCTGGGCCAAAGATATAGGCTCGGGTTTAACCTGTGTGATGCGCCACGGCAATGTGATAGAGAAAGCCGGTCTTAATTTTTCGCATGTTGAGGCAGACTTTACAGATAAGATGGAGTGCTTGCTGGGACATAAGGCCAACAGGTATTCGGCCACGGGTATATCTTCTATTATTCATCCCTTTAATCCCTTTATGCCCATCATACATATGAATGTGCGCTTTTTTGAGCTCAACAATGGAGTAAGATGGTTTGGTGGGGGAATAGACCTGACTCCTCATTACGTGGATACAGCAGAGGCCGCATGGTTTCATCAAACCCTGCAAAACATCTGCGACAAGTACGATACAAATTATTATCCGCAGTATAAAGATTGGGCGGATGATTACTTCTATATAAAGCACCGCAACGAAACCCGTGGGGTAGGAGGAATCTTTTTCGATCATATTGAACCTGATGGAGAAGAGGCATTCCAGAAGATTTTAGAATTTACCGTTGAGCTGGCTAAAGCTTACCCACAAATTTATTGTGCCATCATGGACAAGAAGCGGGATACGCCTTTTGATGAATCCAATAAACAATGGCAATGTTTGCGCAGAAGTCGCTATGTGGAGTATAATTTAATATACGATAGAGGCACCCGATTTGGCCTGGAATCGAATGGTAACACCGAATCTATCCTGGTAAGTATGCCACCCATTGCTCAATGGGAATACGACTTTAAGCCCAAGGAAAACTCGCCGGAACAAAACACCCTGGAATGGCTAAAAAAGGGAATTGATTGGGTGAAGCAATAA